The Verrucomicrobiota bacterium genomic interval CACGTTCAACGTGCATAACGGCAAAGTGTTCAATCCGGTCTTTGTCACCGAGAACATGGTCGGGCATCGACTGGGCGAGTTCTCGTTGACGCGCACCTTCAAGAAACACGGCGCGCACACCGCCAAGGCCGAAGCCAAGTAATTCGTTTATGGAAGTTCAAGCCATCACCCGGAATGTCCGGATGTCCGCGCAAAAGATGCGCGAGGTCGTTCGCCAGATTCAAGGCCTGCCCGCCCAGCAAGCGGTCGCCGTTCTGGCCGTCGTTCCCAGGAAATCCGCGCGGCTCGTGTCCAAAACGCTGAAATCCGCACTGGCCAATGCGGAGGACTTGAAAACTCACAAGACGGAGTACAACAGCCTGGACACGGCGAATCTGGTTGTGAAGGAAGCGCTGGCTCAGACGGCCACAACCATGAAGCGGTTTATCCCCAAGGCGCGAGGCTCGGCCGGGCCGATCCTGAAGCGGAACTGCCACATCAAGATCGTTCTCTCGGATGACTAATATGAAAAGCCAAAGGGTTCGAGTGTTGGAGTGTTGGAGTGTTGGAGTGCTTGAGCGTTCGATCGCGACGCTCCGACTGCGCTTTTTCCCGCCACTCCATGACTCCATCGCTCCATTACTCCAGTTCTGACGTATGGGACAAAAGACAAATCCGGTCGGCCTGCGCGTTGCCGTCAACAAAGATTGGCGCTCCAAGTGGTTCGCCGAGAAACGAGACTTTGGCAAATTGTTGTCCGAGGACCGGAAGATTCGCGACATCCTGAAGAAGAAGCTCGAATCGGCGTCCGTGCCAAAGATTCAGATCGAACGCGCCGCGACGCGGTGCCGCATCACGATTTTCACAGCCCGCCCCGGAGTGGTTATCGGCCGGAAAGGCGCGGAGATCGACAAGCTCAAGGAGGAGCTCAGCCGGATGACCGGCAAAGAGGTTTACGTGGACATTCAAGAGATCAAGACGCCCGAACTCGATGCGCAGCTCGTCGCGGAAAACATCGCCTTGCAACTCGAGCGCCGCATTTCTTTCCGGCGCGCCATGAAGAAGGCGGTGCAAACGGCCATGGACTTCGGCGCCGTCGGCATCAAGGTCCGTTGCGCTGGCCGGTTGGGCGGCGCGGAACTGGCGCGCGTCGAATCGTACCACGAGGGCAGCGTGCCGCTGCACACCTTGCGCGCGAATATTGAATACGGATTTGCCGAAGCCCACACGCTGTACGGCAAGCTCGGTATCAAGTGCTGGATTTGCAAGGGCGAGACCAAACCGGAAAAAGCGCTGCCGGCAGC includes:
- a CDS encoding 50S ribosomal protein L22 — encoded protein: MEVQAITRNVRMSAQKMREVVRQIQGLPAQQAVAVLAVVPRKSARLVSKTLKSALANAEDLKTHKTEYNSLDTANLVVKEALAQTATTMKRFIPKARGSAGPILKRNCHIKIVLSDD
- the rpsS gene encoding 30S ribosomal protein S19, whose protein sequence is MGRSIKKGPFVDGHLLEKISKLNATNTKKPIKTWSRRSMITPEFVGHTFNVHNGKVFNPVFVTENMVGHRLGEFSLTRTFKKHGAHTAKAEAK
- the rpsC gene encoding 30S ribosomal protein S3, which codes for MGQKTNPVGLRVAVNKDWRSKWFAEKRDFGKLLSEDRKIRDILKKKLESASVPKIQIERAATRCRITIFTARPGVVIGRKGAEIDKLKEELSRMTGKEVYVDIQEIKTPELDAQLVAENIALQLERRISFRRAMKKAVQTAMDFGAVGIKVRCAGRLGGAELARVESYHEGSVPLHTLRANIEYGFAEAHTLYGKLGIKCWICKGETKPEKALPAAASV